A single region of the Thermococcus celericrescens genome encodes:
- a CDS encoding glycosyltransferase, translating into MNPLLLCLAVIFLWDGYFFVNYLLHLFTEYRTGQWLPKVSILIPAYNEGEHVLKAVRSALAQDYPDFEVIVVDDGSEDNTFEVASSVKSPMLKVYRMEHGGKARALNFGLSKASGEVIVTTDADSYLEPDAVKELVRRFHSDEVLGVGGQVRVAGGSFLEMAQDAEHLRIAMFRRAKELDDLSLAPGPIAAFRREAIERIGGFVEDIVEDYATTKAVKEFGKVVYAPRARVWTKMPKSLAVLWRQRKRWFLGDLKNLGGGFTKDLTFLLLSDVVAFFDVIVPPLLLITGQFELFALGWFFETFTMLLPTLFEGGRLINALLFPLIIWFWAVFYLTLHIYGYLSVLLRRA; encoded by the coding sequence ATGAACCCGCTCCTCCTATGTCTTGCTGTCATCTTCCTCTGGGATGGATACTTCTTCGTTAATTACCTACTCCACCTTTTCACGGAGTATCGAACCGGACAATGGCTGCCTAAGGTCTCGATACTCATCCCGGCTTACAATGAGGGGGAGCACGTTCTCAAGGCCGTCAGATCAGCGCTCGCTCAAGATTACCCGGACTTTGAGGTCATAGTGGTCGACGATGGGAGTGAGGATAACACCTTTGAGGTTGCCTCCTCGGTCAAGAGTCCCATGCTGAAGGTATATCGGATGGAGCACGGTGGAAAAGCCAGGGCCCTGAACTTCGGCCTCTCGAAGGCTTCCGGCGAGGTCATAGTAACGACCGACGCCGACAGCTATCTCGAACCCGATGCAGTTAAGGAGCTGGTGAGGCGCTTCCACTCCGATGAAGTCCTCGGAGTCGGCGGCCAGGTTCGCGTCGCAGGAGGCTCTTTCCTTGAGATGGCGCAGGACGCGGAGCACCTCAGGATAGCGATGTTCCGCAGGGCGAAAGAGCTGGACGACCTGAGCCTCGCTCCCGGTCCGATAGCGGCCTTCCGCAGGGAGGCCATTGAGAGGATCGGCGGCTTCGTCGAGGACATTGTTGAGGACTACGCCACGACGAAGGCTGTTAAAGAGTTTGGAAAAGTCGTCTACGCCCCTCGCGCGAGGGTGTGGACAAAAATGCCGAAGAGCCTTGCCGTCCTCTGGCGCCAGAGGAAGCGCTGGTTCCTTGGAGACTTAAAGAACCTTGGGGGAGGATTCACGAAGGACTTGACTTTTCTGCTCCTTTCGGACGTCGTGGCGTTTTTCGATGTGATCGTCCCGCCGCTTCTCCTTATCACAGGTCAGTTTGAACTCTTCGCCCTCGGGTGGTTCTTCGAGACCTTCACGATGCTCCTGCCTACCCTCTTCGAGGGTGGAAGGCTGATAAACGCGCTCCTGTTTCCCCTTATAATCTGGTTCTGGGCGGTGTTTTACCTTACTCTCCACATCTACGGCTATCTCTCGGTGCTCCTCAGGAGGGCATGA